A single region of the Xiphias gladius isolate SHS-SW01 ecotype Sanya breed wild chromosome 17, ASM1685928v1, whole genome shotgun sequence genome encodes:
- the rnf14 gene encoding E3 ubiquitin-protein ligase RNF14, translated as MSEDKEAQEDELLALASIYDDEEFRRADLAQGGEIQLCLELPPDFKIVVKGEKQTEYNVCFLPPLVLNFELPANYPSTSSPVFTLSSKWMTRAQMCSLCRRLDELWEENQGFVILFTWIQFLKEEALEFLNIQSPLEVIRGGSKASGERRKTDPAATALTQCGSHSENAEEKKREVKKEKSEPQLSPPSQVDPRAVLLMDPRADLLPQLLDFDEAQRQRVFDSKVFSCGICFVEKLGSNCLCFKECQHVYCKACMTEYFQIQIRDGNVQCLNCPEPKCTSLATPLQVKQLVDEELFARYDRLLLQSSLDLMADVVYCPRQSCATAVMVEPDTTMGICSACQYAFCTLCKLGYHGLSQCKIPADELRNLRDEYLSATSEGKKFMEQRFGKRVIQKAVEESFSRDWLSENCKCCPRCGTNIQKVDGCNKMTCTSCRQYFCWLCLGLLSRVNPYSHFNNPHSPCYNQLFQGVDLDEEDAFWSDEED; from the exons ATGTCTGAGGACAAGGAAGCCCAGGAGGATGAGCTGCTTGCTTTAGCAAGTATCTATGATGATGAGGAGTTCCGCCGAGCGGATTTGGCACAGGGGGGAGAGATCCAACTCTGTCTGGAGCTTCCTCCTGATTTCAAAATTGTTGTCAAAG gagagaagcaaactgAATATAATGTCTGCTTCTTACCTCCTTTGGTGCTCAACTTTGAGCTTCCTGCAAACTATCCATCCACATCCTCACCAGTCTTTACTCTCAGCTCTAAATGGATGACCAGAGCACAG ATGTGCTCTCTGTGCAGACGCCTGGATGAGCTATGGGAGGAGAACCAAGGCTTTGTGATTCTTTTTACATGGATCCAGTTCCTCAAAGAGGAGGCCCTGGAATTTCTGAACATCCAGTCTCCTCTTGAAGTCATCAGGGGGGGAAGTAAGGCAAGCGGTGAGCGCAGGAAAACCGACCCTGCAGCCACAG CTCTGACACAGTGTGGGAGTCATTCTGAAAATGccgaagagaagaaaagagaagtgaaGAAGGAAAAGTCTGAACCTCAGTTGTCGCCACCTTCTCAAGTGGACCCACGGGCCGTCCTGTTGATGGACCCGCGTGCCGACCTCCTACCTCAGCTCCTGGACTTTGACGAGGCGCAGCGTCAGAGGGTGTTTGACAGCAAGGTGTTTAGCTGTGGGATCTGCTTTGTAGAGAAGCTGGGCTCCAACTGCCTCTGCTTTAAGGAGTGCCAGCATGTCTACTGCAAGGCCTGCATGACTGAATACTTCCAGATCCAAATACGGGACGGCAACGTTCAGTGCCTTAATTGCCCTGAGCCCAAATGTACCTCCTTAGCCACACCGTTGCAG GTGAAGCAGCTGGTAGATGAGGAGCTGTTTGCACGTTATGACCGTTTGCTGCTCCAGTCCAGTCTGGACCTCATGGCCGACGTGGTCTATTGTCCCCGCCAGTCCTGCGCCACCGCTGTTATGGTGGAGCCAGACACAACCATGGGCATTTGCTCGGCCTGCCAGTATGCTTTTTGCACACTGTGCAAGCTGGGCTATCACGGTCTCTCCCAGTGTAAAATCCCTGCAG ATGAATTACGTAACCTCAGAGATGAGTACCTGTCAGCCACATCCGAGGGGAAAAAGTTCATGGAGCAGCGCTTTGGGAAGAGGGTGATCCAGAAAGCAGTGGAGGAGTCCTTTAGCAGAGACTGGCTTAGTGAGAACTGTAAATGCTGCCCACGCTGTGGAACCAATATACAG AAAGTGGATGGCTGTAACAAGATGACCTGTACCTCATGTCGACAGTACTTCTGTTGGCTGTGCCTGGGCCTCCTCAGCAGAGTCAACCCGTACAGTCACTTTAACAACCCCCATTCGCCCTGTTACAACCA ACTCTTCCAGGGTGTGGATCTTGATGAAGAGGATGCCTTCTGGAGCGACGAGGAGGACTGA